The genomic DNA TGTATGGGACCTCGGAACAGTATTTTTATGGCGCCGGGCCGTGCCAGTGGGGGCGCAGTATGCCTTACTTGCATCGAACGGACATCTTTACATTTTGTGAGGAAAGAGGATGATAGGGGCACATCTGCTGAATTGAAACCGGGGACATTGTAAAAGGGTATGCAGGAACTTCCATTTCTTCTCGTGATCCTCTCATCCATTGCGCATGGGTATTGGAACTTCCTCTTGAAGCGGGCGCAAAACAAGGACGCTTTTCTCGGCCTGAGTAAAATGGCCGAGCCGGTCATCTATGCAATCCCTTTTGCCGTGGCCGTCGGCAAATGGGGCCTTGACCCGGCATCCCTCTGGTTCGCAGGTGTCGGCACACTCCTCTCCGTGGTGAATTATTACTGTCTCGCCAACAGCTACAAACGCCTTGATCTTTCCATTGCGTATCCCGTGTCGCGTTCCAGCACGTTGTTTCTTCCGTTTCTGGCATATCTGGTATTTCAGGAAAGCATTGATGGTGTTGGCTGGTGTTCCGTTGTGTTCGTTACGGTCGGTGTTCTCGTCGTGCAGATGAAGGAGTTCAGCCTGTCCGGTCTGTTCAGGGGGAGCCGGAACAGCGGTTCGGGATTGCTGTTCGCCGTGGCCGCGGCTTTTTTTGTGGCGCTCTATACGCTGTGGGGCAAGGAAGCCGTCCTGCATATCCACCCGTTCATCTACATGTACTGCTATACATTGGCGTCCTGTGCGTATTTTCTGCCACTGCTGCGACGGCTTGACCGTGTTGCCGTCGTAAAGGAATGGCAACGGAACAAATGGAGCATCCTCACTGTCTCGGTATTGAACACGCTTTCATTTGTCCTCATGCTCATGGCGTTGAATATGGGCAAGGTCACGTACGTCGGTGCATTGCGGCAGTTGAGTCTTGTCGTCGGGGTCGGCCTGGGATGGCTGGTACTGCGCGAGTCCCTCCATTTGCCGCGTGTGGTTGGCGTGTCGCTTATCATGGTCGGAGCCTGTCTGACATACGTTGCGTCCTGAACGTCGGTGGCGTTTCATGAAGAAAACGGCCCTGTCCATCATGGAACAGGGCCGTTGTATTGTGTTCTTCGAAACTGACTAGAAGCGTTCGAAATCACCGTCGTCCGGATCGTCCATGGACAGGTCGAAGCCGCCGGTCTCCTTTGCGGGAGCGGGTTTTGCCGGGGCCAGGGGTTTCGGCTTCCGTGGCTTGCTTATTTGGGCCTTTGTCTTTGGAGCCGATGGCATTCGCCGAACCTGTTCCTGCCTTCCGCCCTGCACCTTGAAGAACGAGATGATCTGTTGCAGGCCGTGGGCCTGGCTGGCCAGGTCTGTGGATGTGGAGGCCATTTCTTCGGAAGCTGCGGCGTTCTGCTGGACCACCTGATCAAGCTGCTGCAAGGCCGCGTTGATCTGCTCGGCACCGGTATTCTGCTCGTTGCTGGCCACCGTGATTTCCTGGATGAGTTCCGCAGTCTTTTCAATGTCGGGGACCATGTCCCGGAGCAGATCACCCGCCTTGACCGCTACTTCCACGCTGGTTGAGGAGAGTTCGCTGATCTCGGCGGCGGCATGTCCGCTGCGTTCGGCCAGCTTGCGGACCTCAGCCGCGACCACGGCAAAGCCCTTGCCGTGTTCACCGGCCCTGGCCGCTTCAATGGCCGCATTCAGGGCCAGGAGGTTGGTCTGGCGCGCAATCTCCTCGACAATGGAGATCTTTTCGGCAATTTCCTGCATGGCCGAAACGGTTTCGTTCACGGCCACACCGCCGACACGGGCGTTTTCCGACGCCTTGGTGGCGATGGACTCAGTGGTCCGGGCATTTTCCGCGTTGGCCCTGATGTTGGCCGCCATCTCTTCCATGGAGGAGGAGACCTCCTCAAGTGCTGCAGCCTGCTGGGTCGCGCCCTGGGACAGGGACTTCGAGGTGCCGGAAAGCTCCTCACTGCCCGAGGCTACGCGGGAGCTGCCGTCCACGACCTCGCCGACGATAGAGGAAAGCTTGTCCGACATGTCGTTGAGCGCCTGGAAGATCG from Pseudodesulfovibrio sp. S3 includes the following:
- a CDS encoding EamA family transporter, translated to MQELPFLLVILSSIAHGYWNFLLKRAQNKDAFLGLSKMAEPVIYAIPFAVAVGKWGLDPASLWFAGVGTLLSVVNYYCLANSYKRLDLSIAYPVSRSSTLFLPFLAYLVFQESIDGVGWCSVVFVTVGVLVVQMKEFSLSGLFRGSRNSGSGLLFAVAAAFFVALYTLWGKEAVLHIHPFIYMYCYTLASCAYFLPLLRRLDRVAVVKEWQRNKWSILTVSVLNTLSFVLMLMALNMGKVTYVGALRQLSLVVGVGLGWLVLRESLHLPRVVGVSLIMVGACLTYVAS